In the Choloepus didactylus isolate mChoDid1 chromosome 3, mChoDid1.pri, whole genome shotgun sequence genome, TGTTTTCTTAGCAGCATTAATTTCTTCAGATAGGAGAGTCTCTTTGAGCTGTTTAGTTCTAGAAAACATAGGTGTCTGGGCCTTGGCATTTCCAGTCATGGCACTTTTTAGATGATCTTTAAGACTTTTTCTCCTATTCACATCTGGACTAGTTCTGATTTTAGAAGAGGTTTCATCACTTTGCTGGGGTTGCTCTATGCAATTATGGGGCAATTCCTTTTCTTTCGTAGACCAGTTGCCCAAATCATTTGAAGAGTTCtgcaaattttcataaaataaaacctGTGAAGAAGGTACATCATACAAAATATCAGCTCCAGGTTGAATAGTGACATCTTGATGCCCACTCTGGCAGTTTATGTGCTCATCAGTTTTTAATTCAGTAAAGCTGTCTACAGTAGTAATGTTGAATTTGATGTTTTTGATGCTTTCTGAACAAAGATCTTCAGTGACAAGGTCTGTAGCATGTTTACTATCTTCAGGAAGTTGCATATATTTTTGTTCCAGGTCATCAACTTGAGCTAAAAAAGAGTTTTCAGTAAAACCATCATAATCACCAAACATGTCCTCTTCACTGTCTTGAtgctggaaagaaaacaaaagcatttaTGATCAATTCAAGCTTTATTGCGAATAAAAAGTTTCAGCCTAGAACTGTAACAGGTATATAGTTAAATGATGGGGGTTTTAAAGTCATTGGAAAACATTTCTTGATCCAAGAATGTTCTAAACTCATGCTTTAAAACATTCCTCTCACAAAATTTTTGTAACTAACTGGCAAATTTTGATATACACTCTCTACTAAAAGATGATGCCTAAAGATGAAGGTCCTTAGAAACACTGTAGGTGAGGAAACACCTAATTTGATCTTAATTTTAATGGAGAGttataataaatacttttaaaaataaatatcctaaCTAGAATTAATGTTAAGAACATTAAGACCTTTTATATTTGCCACCATATTAGACAAAAATACATGACATTTAACTTGGAAAATAGGATCTAAACATATATGTTGTACATAAATACATctaaatacaaaagaataaaggagaaaagaagttTATCTGATAAGTAGGGACTCATTAAATAaggtaactattttttttctgatgatgaATAGAACCTTGatctaaaaaatttaattttcttttccagtgCAAGTATTTCATACCCATTTTAAAACATCATACATGTTCACTAAGTAAGAGACATATTAAGAACATGCAACATGACTTGCAAATTTATCTCTGAATAGTTCAGTGGCTTGTGTCGCTCTGAAATTTTTTTCACAtcattatttctgaaatttaacCTTGGCCATGTTCAACTGCAGTGCTATACCTTTCTTTGTTAAGAGTCACCTAGATATGTCAATAACCCATATGCAAAAGGTCCAGGCTGCATACTTACTACAGTTGCAGTGACATTATAGAAAACACTACCTTAATATATAGGTTGTCCAAAATTAAACTGACTTGCAAATACAAGTTACTGTGGGAGTCACATTAAATGAAAGTGCTAGAAGAGCATGATAAAGTAATAggtattatatttataaattctaGAAGGGGGTAAACAATTATGAAAGGATTTGGAAGGTAGGAGTGGAGAAAGGCAAAGAAATCACAATTTCGCATTAAATGGacagaaaatgtcatttttattatgAGAATTAACATGAAAACTATCTAAGGAAAACAATGTAGCCTTCTGACTTGGCAaccagaaaacaaagcaaaaatacaaaGTCAATAACAGAATTCTTGAGCTCTAATGTGCTAGGCACCAAGCTAAATGCTTTGCACACATTCCTTCTTTTGACTCTTAATGACCCTGTGAAATACACCTTATCATGGCCACTTATAGATGAGGAAGTGAAGCCCAGAGGTTAAGCGACTTGACTAAAGTGCACTCCCAATATGTGGTGATGCTGGGATTCTAACTCCTAGGCCTGTGATTTGACTACTGTGATAAATCCTTAAAATAGCTGTAAGGCTGGCATACATCTATTGGGCTGTCAGGCCCCCAGGAGTTTCTAATAACTGCAACACCACCCTCCCAGACTGCCATCTACAAAGACTGGCATGTAACAAAGTAGCAGTTGTACCACTGGATGCTCCAGCTAGATTCGTCTCCTAAGAATATGGAATTGAGACGGAGAGTTAGCACACCGACTCGGGTGGTCTACTAAACAAGAGATGCAAACTTGGAAGTAGCAATGTAGTGAAGTGATTAAGAATAAGGATTTGTGGTCAGAACTGTAGTTTCTTAACTTCTCAGGGCATGTCTTCTATTGTAAAATCTACATAATGTAAACAGTTTAACAAGGTACCCAACACATTTATCCTCAATAAATGGCACTAACTTGGAAGTCAGACGGTCTTGGGTTTGATCCCCAGCCAGGCCACTTATTTGCTGCCTGTACAACTTTTATGTCTCGGGGTCTAGTTTTCCTATCAATATAGAATTAGGGATAACAAGGCAGTATCTTATAAACGAAGATTAACAGGAACAACAAAGACAGCAATTTAAGGCTATTATGTAAGTGGTCATATATTAATATACAATTGTCTGTACTTGGGAGAGAAACTGCCAAAAATTTGAAGTTCCAACTTCCATGTCTTATATAACTGGTCTCCCACCCCTCGCAGTGGGCAGGCGGGAGCCCCAAAGTGGGAAATGAAACGAGGAACTCGGGGGAACTGGAGAGCTAATGGGGCTGTACCTCCACCGGCAGCAAGCCCACGGTTTTCCGCCGCCGGCTCCcagcctccacctcctcctcctcctcctcatttccAGGCTTGAGCTCGGCTGTAGAGGGGACGGCCAAAATGCTCTCTAGGCTGGTACGGTTCCTTTTGCGGAACGACACTCGCCGGCGTATGCGGGAACCACCCTCATCCATGGCAGGGGCATAGGGCCCGGCGAAGCGTCGTCCTCTCTGACCCGGCCGTCAAATTCTAGTTTCGGGGAGAGCGGAGGACAGGACTAGGGAAGCAACAGGAGGAGGCTGCGCTTCCTTCCCGAACCACCTTAGAGAAAGACCCCAAATTAATTTCCAAGGCTCTTGGACCGGAAGCAGCAATTTTAGAAGCGCTCAGGCGCAACCGTGCAAACCCGCCCATTTCTCATCCAATTATAAGCGTCCCCCCGACTTCTGGCGGCTGTGGCGGGGTAAGAACAGGCAGGTGCTGCGCAGGCGCTGCGCAGGCGCACGGAagcccctccccccccccgcccaccGTCCCCCTTGCCTGCCGCCAGTTTCCCCAGCGTTCGTTCGCGGAACCTTTGAGAGGAGCACTTGGGCAAATAGTGCAAGAAGACCGGAAGGAGCCGTCCGGAAGATttgggaagaggaaaggaagaggaagggcAGAGAACCATGGCAGCTGTGGTTGCTGTTTGCAGTGCTTTAGGAAGGAAGAAGTTGACGGACTTGGTAACGACTGCCGTTTGCCTCACAGGTTCCGGGACTCACTCTGGTAAAGTGGTCGCCATAGCTTATACTCCATTGTAGAATAGTGGTCGCTGTTCATTTAGCAGAACAACACTGGTTTCTAGGCGATTAAGTGTTTCTCCAAAATGGTTGGAATCTGTAACAGTATTTGAGAGCCGAAAGGGGCGTGAGATGCCATCCAGTCcactctttgaaaaataaaattaaaaatccacgTAGGGGAGTGATGGAGTGATTCTCAGAAAGAGGCGGAAACTTGTCTTAAGAGCTTGGGTAAACTTGGAGAGAAACGGCCATTGTCAGAGTCCTCCAGCAGCTAATTCCAGGAGATGTCGAAGGTCCCAGATGAGGGCGAAATTACGACAGACATTCGAATCTCATTTCTGCACTTCTGTGTTCTCTGTGTCACTGACTGCTTCTCTTACCAATAACTACACTCTAAGGAGTGTCTTTGACTCATTTTCCCTTTGGTATGGCAAtatccttttgttgcttctgtcTCTAACGTTTACGTGGAGTAAagggaaaatttaaatttaaaattattaaattaaatttcagCAAGAGAGTGGATGAGAGTTTATATGGGTGGGGAACTCAGTGCCCTTTCCTCAGACTGGAAAGCACAATCGTCTTAAGTCATAATCCGTCCCAAATCAAAATTAAAGTTTTTTATCCAGTCCAGATATTGTGAGTCTAATGCATATAAAATCTCTTATATTGTGTCCTTTGATTCGTCTTGCCtctgtaaaaacaaaaatgtttcttCAGCTGCTCACCTAACAAAAAGAACTGGTTTGTTgctctttctgttttcatttcagtGCTATGGAGAAGAGGTTGTTCACAATACAAACAGGTGACCAGCCATGAGGACCTGGTAAGATATTTCTCTCTTCCCATAATACAGCATTTGTAAATATGACCAATATTCTAGCTGTTTGACTAGTGCTTAATGTAGAATAAAACAGTTAGCATATTACTCATTACTCTGAGTTTGAAAATTATAATTCATTGATTACTAGTCATTTAAGTGAGTTTTGACATAAGAGTATTCCTGGATTCCTAGTAGGAAGGATAGCTTCTGTAATAGATCTTAGATTTAAGGATATGTGATTGGGGAATTTTGAAAAAGGTAGTTTTGGGGGTTGGAATAATTGTAGATGGTTGACAGGTAATGGCACTTGATGAAACGAAAGGATTGTAGAAAGCCTAGCTGTAGGTCAGCTGTCTTTCCCATTTCAAATTCACAATATTTTCCCTATCTTTGTTCCACTCATCACTTTTGGGGTTCTGTTTAAATAAATGAGAGATAAAAATTAAGTTTGTAGACCAGGACGTTAAATATAGTTACTTGTAACTTGCAGTTGTATTTTCATGGGCTTAAAGTACTAGCATTGGACTTGGCCAAACTTCTAACACAGTCTGGGGCCATAAAATTGAAGACCAAGACCCTTTTATTACAGTtagctgtggggggtggggtaggagtGTGGCGGGAAATTAGCagttattcttatatatttataaaataaaaatagtgataaaACAGCTGGTAGAGAAATATGGAGATGGATAAAACTATTTAGAGTTTACACTAATTTAAGAATAGCATATGATCTGGTGTGCtacaattcatttttcttcatttattatttttagtcaTCTACAGTCTAGATGAAGCAGTTCAGCAGAGTCATTATTATCACGGACTTGATTTTTTTGCATCCATAAACCTTTTTTCCTCCAGAGATTGTACTTTATTTTCGAATCGTCTTAGTTAATTCCCCCTTagccaaatcaaaacaaaataaagtgctTCCGTATGTACAAGTGCATGGAAATCTTTTAAATGCTTAATACTTTTCAGAAGTGCTTGATTTTTACAAGCCAAACTATTTGAATTATTCATTCTCATACAGTAAGAAAGGTACAACTAATTCTCTGGATGGATTTAAATGTAATcttaagatttaattttttttataaaaagctatattatcaaatatttttctttatttcagccCATTCCAATGGAAAATCCTTATAAAGAACCTCTTAAAAAATGTATCTTGTGTGGAAAACGTGTAGATTATAAGAATGTACAGGTGAGATACAGTTATACTTCACTATGATACTTAGTTATACTTCACTATGATACTTAATTTTAGGCTTTTGCTCCTTTATAATTCTTAATTCTTCAAGAGAATTAAGTCAATTTCATAGCAGCCTTTGTGTAGAGGCAAATGTTTTAGCGAATTTGTAATTTCAAATCTGGTGATAAATCTGTTTacaaggtgttttagtttcctaggttgcttaagcaaattccatgaaatgggttggcttaaacatgggaatttattcactcacacttttgaggccaggaaaatatcCAGATCAAGGCagcatcagggtgatgctttctccctaaagactgtggcattgtGGGCCAGTGATCtttggtttctctgtcacattctccttgtctcttccttctcttctgcttacagcttcttgcttcctgttgccttttctctctctgtgtctgaatttcattctgtttataaaggactctagtaataggattaagacccatcctgactgaggtgtgacataccttaaatgaagtaacttcatcaaaaggtcttacttacaatgggttcacaccaacaggaatggattaaatttaagaacatgcttttctggggtgcatatagCTTCAAACCCCCACACAAGATTATCTCTCCCAAAGAAGAGGCCCTTGACTCTCCCTCATAGGCTATTATTTCAAGTGCAGTGTTTCTCCTGCCCCAGCACACCTGATGCATCTGACATACATGTAATTAGCAGTAGCTCACTTTGGAAGTGATTTGGGGCAGTAAGTAGTTTGGAGAAACCTCCTTTAGTGAAGATGATTTTGGTTCCTCACCACCCATGTCACTGCTTCAGATATAATTTTATCTGTTCTTTAGCTCTTGGCAGATCAGAACTGGCAAATTTGGGAGAAGAGAAAGGTGCTGGAGTTATGGGTACTGACAGTAGCACAAAATGATAGCTGCTTTTGAGGAAGAGAAACCAAATTATAAAAATGCAGCATGTTATGAAGATTATGCAGAATATCAAGAATAATGCACCTAGAAAGTACTAAAGcagtatttaaattaataaagCAAATTATGGCAAGTGGCCCAATGTACCTCTGAAAGACCTTGCTGTACTCTATTCATTTTCATGGTTATGTGATACCTTGTCATGATAGTTGAAATTATGCTGGGCATTTTATTATGAGCAGCaatattttagaaagatgttGGTGGAAAAGTAAACACATTTAGTGCTGAAAGAATATTCTAAtctatattgttttcttttatgacaCACTGGTTAAAAGATGTTACTTTAGttgattcattattttaaaagatgacttGTTAATAGGgtgaactaaaatatttttatttatgttttatgaaGTTTGAAGTTTACTAATAAACATTTACAGTAGTTAAGGTGGCACATAAAGCACGATTGTGTTTTGAAATTTGCATAATCAGGATTGAAcaacaaatatattaatatagatgtattaattttttttcttttttcctccaaataAAACTCAAAACAGCTTTTGTCCcagtttatttctccatttactgGATGTATTTATGGAAGGCACATAACAGgtattgttttttattgtggcaaattttgaaaagaattttatatctatttgCATCCTTTAAGAAAGTTGGCAAATTTTCAGATAATGTTACAAATCATTATTAGACCAGAAACTACAGGAACTGTATTTAGGTACATTGGAAAATCTTCTTAGGTCTATAGGCTTGCTATTATTTTGCATGTTTTGTGCTCAGAGATAACTGTGGGCTGACAACATGTAAAAAACTTGGGCTTAAAAAAATTGTGTTCTTGATGTTTTGAAGTATACTGTAATCATTCCAAATTACTTAAATCAGGGGCACACAAACTATGGCCTTTGGGCCAACTGTGACCTGCCAGCTGTTTTTGTGAAGTTTTGTTTACATAGTACCTAGGGCTGCTTTCAAgttacaacagcagagttgagtagttgtgacagagattaTATGGTCCACAAGACCTAAAAtattactgtctggccctttacagaaagtttgtcAGTGCTTCACTTAAACAAATGTTATGAATTTTGAATAATGGTACTCTTTTTGTGAATAAGAaagcatttgttcattttttcttttataggtctttgtggaaagaaacagaaagaaatcacaaaagcaATTAAGAGGGCTCAGATAATGGGTAAGAGCATGTGAACAATTGAATTGGGCTAATCaaaattttactcattttttatgaagaactttattatttctttacagGTTTCATGCCAGTTACTTACAAGGATCCTGCCTATCTCAAAGACCCTAAAGTTTGTAACATCAGATATTgagaataaattatatatataaggTCATTACCAATAAACTTATTTTACAGTAAGGTTGTGTAATGCTAATATTGattcaattataaaatttaataactTTTGGGCAAAAAATTAAGAATAGGCTAGATCTTACCAAACTACTTATTAAGAAGAGTTTTTGGCTGAAGAACTTTGAAATCTAGTGGGAAAAATGTTGCTTCAGGAGAGATCTCATGAGTGAAACTTcccttttctcattaaaaaaaattgtgcatttttataataccaatattcattacattttatgtatcttGAATTAGTAAAGCTGGTACTATATGATTGTCATATATCTGGTTCTCAAATAGCTCATACAGTGATGTACTGCTGATATTGGCAGTGATATTAAGGCTAGTAAATATGGAAGGGATGGCTTGTGTTGAAATTCTACTCTAGGCCCAGATTGTCTTATAAATAGGATGATTTTAGGGATATGGGTGCAGAAGGTGCAATGGTTATATAATGTTTGCATCCCATGTGACTAGCTATGGATTAGAAATTGCTCTGAATAATTTTCTAACTAGCAAATTTAAGTATGCCTGGGAATGGGTCTTCTCTTTGTGGAGATGTTACTTGGGGATGGATAGTGGTGCCGTCACAGGACATAGCATTTATTCCTGACTCATATCATAGAAACTGGTTCATATGTAATCTGTTGTCAGTCATCTTATCTCACTCCAGTAATAAAAGCTAACTGCCAAAAGATGAGCAGTTGGGGGAAAAAGTCTTATAGGGACCTTTCCTCTAGTACTAATCAGATCCTCCAAAGATGGGGTCATCAAATTTCAATTATAAAATTTCTGCTGTGTATTGACTTCAGCAAGCTTATCTATGGTTGAAGGTTTAGCATTGCTTTCTTCAAAGGAGGTGGATCATTATGTGAAGTATGTGTTTTACTCTGTACCTCTCTAGCATTTTAGCAAACTGAACTTGTATAAATGCCTGTTTTTAGACTTCAGTTTCATTAAGTATGCAGTCTTTGAAAAATCTCTGCACTACTGTCTTCAGATATCTGCATATAATGTTGGCTGCTTGTCACTTTAGCTGTTCCTGTTTTTAGCCTGAGAATCCAGTTTTGTTCATATGCTGGTTGCATTTTCTGTCATTATCCATGTTCTTTGTGGAAAGTTCCATATGTTCTGGTGATGTTAGCGGTTATTTTAAAGTTAAGGTTCAGACTGAAAACcctgttttccctcttttgccCTGTTCAACACATTACTTCCTATGTAACCAATAAAACCACCCCAGCAGTAGAGACTAGTTTGTATACATCATCTCTGGTATTAAATGGGCTTCATAAGCACCCTATGACATGGAACACAGataaaagataattatttttttgATACTAGGTATAAATTTGCCCAGTCACTTAGGAATTAACTGAAAGAAGAGCAAAGGTCAAACTGAGTGCTCAGCATTTCATCCAGTGAGTGAAACAATACGGTGAAAGCTTCATGTGTATGTGTACTTAATGGAAAATTCTCACAAATGTGGAAAAGACAAATTTCCATATACAGTAAAAGCTCTTTTACTTTTAGGTAGCTCTAATCCCTACTTAACGAACTCACTGGATTAAACTGGGGCTTTACATCTTCACTAAAAATCATACTGAAGCCCATGACTCTCCTACCAGTTGTTCCTGCCTTGCCAAAAGTTAGCTGTTTGCTCCCACACCTGTGTGTCAGTTGATGAAGTATACTTTATTAATGAAATATGAGTCCAATAAAGAAAAGTTGTTGTTGCTGTGAAAACTTAAGTGCTTTGGGAAGCCTTGATAAAGATAACTAGCTTTAAAATAAACCTGTAAAATGAGGTGTGGCTAGGGTTGCCAGAATGTACTGTTTATCATCACTTAAGGAGTAGGAAGTTTAATGacttagataaaaataaattttcatacaAGCTTAACTTTCCACTTTGTGAAAATAAGGTTAGTCTCTCTTCCAATTCTAAAGAATgctataaagaattttaaaatgccatCTATTTAAGTTTTTCCCTTAATACTTTAGTAAAGGGGGCAAAAAAggttttgatttttaaacataaaagcaTCGGATACATAAAATATCAgtatataaaagtatttttttaaaaaaacattagattttatctttgtattttgGCAAGTAGCtgaaccaaataaaaataatagaaatgttcTGGCTTTTCCCTTCAGCCAATCAAAAATCTCCTTTTGGTCTAAAAGGATCAAAATGTAGGAGACTGTGGATAGTCACCAGAGCCCTTCATTTTCACAATCTCTTCATCTGTTTCTGGACTGCTTATTGTGGATGCTTTCTCTTGGTTACTACTTTCAGTATCTGTTTTAGATGGTCTTTTTTGCATCTCCAGCAGCCGTGATTTCTTGACTTGCCATCCATCATCCATGTCCAAAGCTTTACGCTTAATCATTTGCTGTCCATGGGCTTGATTAGCTTCAAGAATGTCATTGTACTCTACCATTAAAGTTAGTTTGTCTACCACATTGAGATGGTGGTTGGTGTTACAGCAACTTTTAGAAATATGCTTATTTTTCAAAGAGATAACACATGAATGAAGAAGTTCACAATCTGGAAAAAAGGTCCGTAAAGCTTCACAAAGAAAAGCATTCTCCTGTGGGACTTCTGGGACATTGTTCTctcctaaaaaaataaagtaacgactcaacatacaatatttgttccaCCAAGCTTTTATAATTAGccatttcttcttaaatttaagtCAAGATTTTAACTAAACAATTATATCCAATTATATGCAGTGAGAAAAACGATATGCATAATCCCAAATTCTCATTTATATGCCACAAATTCTAAGAGAAAATCAAAACTGTATTCTAATGGTAACAATATAGCACAGTTATAGTAACATGTTCTTTGTTCAGTGGGATTTAAGAGTATTAAGATgactttcttaaaaaaatgttattgtgGTAAGCTATATATGACAAAAAATTCcccactttaaccattttaagtgtagaattaactgattttatttaccttcacaatgttgtgttaccataaccattattaccaaaactttttcattaccccaaacagaaactctgtacctattaagcaataactctccaccCCATActctccctgcccctggtaaTTGCTGAACTACTTTtttagtggaatcatacaatatttgtcctaatgTGACTACTTTTATTCATATTCATTGTAGTTAGTGCAGTTGATTCATCCAAGAATTCAAATCAGTGAGGTTTTTTGTTAAAGCAAAGGAAGGAGGATATGTTAACTTTTTACTTGCCCGCTGTTGCTTGGATctgtgcttgttttctttttttaatttcttgttttaatCTGTTTACATCCTCTAGTAGTTTCTCTACTGCTCTCTCACTGTGTTCCACTTTTTTGCATATACTCTGCAAAATAAGGTCTTAGATAAAACTCCATATTATTCATTAGTCTAGATTCACAAATACTATAAacttaatgatttaaaatatcaaataatatttgcctttatatgaATTTTACTGTGTTTTCTGGAGGACTTCAATAACAGTAAATAGT is a window encoding:
- the ABRAXAS1 gene encoding BRCA1-A complex subunit Abraxas 1 isoform X2, with the translated sequence MYTVILWYIALHTSLRTQNFYNALGEVNEQALKKILSSVKKNVVGWYKFRRHSDQIMTFRERLLHKNLQKHLSSQELVFLLLTPSITTESCSTHRLEHALHKPQDGLFHRVPLVVANLGMTEQLGYKTVSSSCTSSGFGRAVKTHSSEFFKEDGSLKEVHKINEMYASLQKELKSICKKVEHSERAVEKLLEDVNRLKQEIKKRKQAQIQATAGENNVPEVPQENAFLCEALRTFFPDCELLHSCVISLKNKHISKSCCNTNHHLNVVDKLTLMVEYNDILEANQAHGQQMIKRKALDMDDGWQVKKSRLLEMQKRPSKTDTESSNQEKASTISSPETDEEIVKMKGSGDYPQSPTF
- the ABRAXAS1 gene encoding BRCA1-A complex subunit Abraxas 1 isoform X3, translating into MTFRERLLHKNLQKHLSSQELVFLLLTPSITTESCSTHRLEHALHKPQDGLFHRVPLVVANLGMTEQLGYKTVSSSCTSSGFGRAVKTHSSEFFKEDGSLKEVHKINEMYASLQKELKSICKKVEHSERAVEKLLEDVNRLKQEIKKRKQAQIQATAGENNVPEVPQENAFLCEALRTFFPDCELLHSCVISLKNKHISKSCCNTNHHLNVVDKLTLMVEYNDILEANQAHGQQMIKRKALDMDDGWQVKKSRLLEMQKRPSKTDTESSNQEKASTISSPETDEEIVKMKGSGDYPQSPTF
- the MRPS18C gene encoding 28S ribosomal protein S18c, mitochondrial — its product is MAAVVAVCSALGRKKLTDLVTTAVCLTGSGTHSVLWRRGCSQYKQVTSHEDLPIPMENPYKEPLKKCILCGKRVDYKNVQLLSQFISPFTGCIYGRHITGLCGKKQKEITKAIKRAQIMGFMPVTYKDPAYLKDPKVCNIRY